The Erythrobacter litoralis HTCC2594 nucleotide sequence AGATCGCATCAGTTCGGACGGCCCGACGACGCGGTTGACCAGGCCCCATTCGAGCGCCTTTTCCGCCTGCAGGAAATTGCCGGTGAAGCTCAGTTCCTTGGCGCGGGCGATACCGATCATGCGGCTCAGTTTCTGGCTGAGGCCCCAGCCAGGCAGGATGCCGACGCGGGCATGGGTGTCGGCAAAGCGCGCCTTCTCGCTGGCGATCAGCACGTCGCAGGCCAGCGCCAGCTCGAAGCCGCCGGTGATCGCCACGCCGTTGATCGCACCGATCACGGGCTTGCGGCAGAGCTCTACCGCCTTGACCGGGTTTTCCTCCGCCCCTTCGGCATTGGCGGCACCCAGCGCGCCTTCTTCCGCACCCAGTTCTTTCAGATCGAGGCCGGCGGTAAAGGCGCGCTCCCCCGCCCCGGTCAGGACCACGCACGCACGGCGTCGTCCGCGTCGACCTGTTTCATCACATGATAGAGCCGATGGCGGAGCGCCTTGCTGAGCGCATTCATCGCCTCGGGCCGGTTGAGCGTGACGATAGCGATACCGTCTTCGATTTCCAGCAACACCAGGTCTTGTTCCGCCATGTCTCTCTCCGAATCGCGCGGTGTCGGCGATAGCATGGATCGGTGGCTCAGCGTCCCAGTTCGGCGAGCATTTGCGTGAGGGCGGGACTTGCGCGTCTAGTCGCCTCCGGACGCGCAGCCCATGCAGCGCGGCACGCTGGGGTCGTGCGCCAGCCGTTTTGCCGCGATTTCTTCGCCGCAGCGGATGCAATAGCCCCATTCGCCTTCGTCGAGCCGAGTCAGCGCGGCGACGATCCGGGCTCGCTCCGCATTGCGGCGGCGTTCCTGCGCCTGCGCCATCGCCTGTTGCTGCATCGCGTCCATCCGGCTCAATCGCCCGACGCTGTCCTGTTGCAGGGTCACCGGCGCGCGGCCTTCGGCGCTGATCCTGTCTTCCTCCGCCAGTTCGGCCTGCCGGACGAGCAGGGCGGCTTTGGCTTCCTCTTCGGTCATGGCATTTTCCTACATCGGCCCCCGATGCTAGCGATAGCCTCCGGCTCTTTCCAATCGTTGCGAAACAAGGCCAATAATCGGGCGCGGAGTGTAACCTGTCACTCCAACCCGGTTTCAGCAATGAAAACAGTGATATAACCTCAGGAAGGCAGGGTGACAGGGTGTAACCTGTGTCACCCTGGCAAGGACCAGTCGATGGCTCCGCGCCCATGTGCCTCGAGGAAAGCATTGACCTGGCTGAAGGGGCGCGAGCCGAAGAAGCCGCGATGGGCCGAGAGCGGGCTGGGATGCGGGCTCTTGAGAACCAGGTGTCGCCCGCCTGTCAGGCCCGGGATGCGCGCCGCCTTCTTCTGGGCATGGCTCCCCCACAAAACGAAGGCGGTCGGCCTGTCGGATGCCGCCACCGCCGCCACCGCCGCATCGGTGATGGCATCCCAGCCCCTGCCCGCATGGCTGCCCGCCCTGCGCGCTTCGACCGTGAGCGAATTGTTGAGCAGCAGCACGCCCTGCCTCGCCCACGCCTCCAGGCACCCATGCGACGGACGCGGCAAGCCGAGATCGCTCTCCAGCTCCTTGAAAATATTGACGAGGCTCGGCGGCGGCGGGATGCCTTGGGCGACGGAAAAGCACAGCCCGTGCGCCTGTCCAGGGCCGTGATAGGGGTCCTGCCCCAGGATCACGACCTTCACCGCATCGAGCGGCGTCAGTTCCAGCGCGCTCAGCCTCTGCCCGCGCGGCGGATAGATCGTCTTGCCAGCCTCCTCTTCCGCCCGCAGCCAGCCGCCCAGCTGCCGCGCCTCGGGCGTTTCCAGCGCCGGGTCGAGCGCGGGTTTCCAGCTTTCGGGGACGGTACCGGCCATGGGCCGAGACTACAGCGTCGCAAAACGCCTCGCCATGTCCCCTTTCCCTCTTTCCCCAATCGGCCTAGAGCGCTTGGCTCTATGGCTGTACATTTTCATGAAGAAGACCTGCCCGCGGGCGTGCTCGCAGGCGATGCGCCGCTGGCGGTCGATACCGAAACCATGGGGCTCGTCACCCGGCGCGACCGGCTCTGCATCGTCCAGATCAGCGATGGCGGAGAGGACGAGCATCTGGTCCGCTTCGCCCCCGACAGCGACTATGCCGCGCCCAATCTGAAGGCACTGCTGGCCGATACGAACCGCGTGAAGCTCTATCACTTCGCACGCTTCGACCTTGCCGCGATCGAGCACTATCTCGGCGTCACCGCCGCACCGGTCTTCTGCACCAAGATCGCCAGCAAACTGACCCGCACCTATACCGACCGCCATGGCCTCAAGAACCTGGTCGAGGAATTGCTCGGCGAGAACCTCTCCAAGCAGCAACAGTCGAGCGACTGGGGCGGGGCCGACATCAACGAGGCGCAGCGCGATTATGCCGCGAGCGACGTCCGCTACCTCCATCGCATGCGCGAGATCCTGATCACCCGCCTCGAGCGCGAGGGCCGGACGGAGATGGCGCAGGCCTGTTTCGATTTCCTCCCCACCCGCGCGCGGCTCGACCTTGCCGGATGGGAAGAGCACGACATCTTCCACCACAGTTAATACAAGGCGCGATACACCCACGCCATGGTCAGCCACCGCCGGATCGAAACGCAAGACGCGAAGGAACTGCGCAAGGGGCGCCAGGCCTTCGCTGCGCCCGGCGGCTTTCACGACCGGCTGGTCAAATTTCTCGGCGCGGCCCTGCCGATGGCGGTTGGCATCGTCGCCGCGCTGATGGTCATCACGCCGCTTTCCCCGCGCGGCGAAGTTTCGTTCCTGCTCGATCGCGATACGGTCGCGGTGATCCGCGAGCGGCTGCGCGTCGACAACGCGCTCTATCGCGGGGCGGATAACGAAGGCCGTCCGTTCTCGCTGACGGCCGACGAAGCCGTCCAGCAATCGAGCGAGGAAGGGATCGTGCGGCTGAGGGATGTGGTCGCGCGTATCCTGTTGCCCGACGGCCCCGGCCAGCTCGTCGCCGAGGGCGGCGCATATTCGCTCGAGAACGAAGTGCTCGATGTCGACGGCGCGCTGCGCGTCACCGCAGCCGATGGCTACCGCATCGTCGCCACCGGCGTGGCGATCGATCTCGCCGCGAAAAAACTGCTTGGTTCGGGCGGTGTCGAAGGCTCCTTTCCGGCCGGAACCTTTTCCGGCGACCAGCTCGAAGTGGATCTGTCCGAACGCATCATCGCGCTTGAAGGCAACGCCAAGCTGCGCATGGTGCCCGGTGAATTGAGGATGCCCTGATGACCCAGTCTTACGCACGGCGCGCCTGGCGCAATTTCGCGATCGGCTTTGCCGCCACCGCCACGCTGGCGGCGGGGATCGGCCTCAACGCGCAGGTCTTCGGCGGGCACAATGCCAATGCTCCAGTCAACTTCGACGCCGGGCGGCTCGAAGTGCAGGACCGCCAGAACCGCGTCGTGCTCTCGGGCGCAGTCACCGTCACGCAGGCCGGGCTCACCGTGCGCTCCAACCGGATGGTGGTGAATTATTCGGATGCCGGGACACTCGACATCGGGCGCATCACCGCGACCGGCGGCGTCACCGTCACCCGCGGCAACGAACGCGCTCAGGGCGATGTCGCGATCTACGATCTCAACCGCCGGATCATCACCATGGCCGGAAACGTCCGGCTCAATCGTGGCGGCGACAATTTGAGCGGCGGGCGGCTGGTGATCGATCTCAACAGCGGTGTTTCCAGCGTCGACGGCAGCGCCGCACCGGGCGCTGGCGAAACGGGCGTGCGCGGATCGGACGGCCGCGTGCGGGGGACCTTCTCGGTTCCGCAAGGCTGACCGGCCGGTCGTGTTGCGCCTCCCCGAGCTGCGGCGCTTCCTGCTGGGCCTGATCGGTCCGCGGGCGGATGCCGGGCTTGCCGAGCGTCTGACCGAAGCCGACTGGCAGCGCATCGACATCATCGCGGCGCAACACCGGCTGTCGCCGCATCTGCACGGCCGGCTCGAGCGCGGCGAGCTCGATTGCGCCGTTCCCCCCGACACGCGAGCCGGGTGGCAGAAGGCCCACCGCGCCAA carries:
- a CDS encoding TraR/DksA C4-type zinc finger protein — encoded protein: MTEEEAKAALLVRQAELAEEDRISAEGRAPVTLQQDSVGRLSRMDAMQQQAMAQAQERRRNAERARIVAALTRLDEGEWGYCIRCGEEIAAKRLAHDPSVPRCMGCASGGD
- the ung gene encoding uracil-DNA glycosylase, which encodes MAGTVPESWKPALDPALETPEARQLGGWLRAEEEAGKTIYPPRGQRLSALELTPLDAVKVVILGQDPYHGPGQAHGLCFSVAQGIPPPPSLVNIFKELESDLGLPRPSHGCLEAWARQGVLLLNNSLTVEARRAGSHAGRGWDAITDAAVAAVAASDRPTAFVLWGSHAQKKAARIPGLTGGRHLVLKSPHPSPLSAHRGFFGSRPFSQVNAFLEAHGRGAIDWSLPG
- a CDS encoding ribonuclease D gives rise to the protein MAVHFHEEDLPAGVLAGDAPLAVDTETMGLVTRRDRLCIVQISDGGEDEHLVRFAPDSDYAAPNLKALLADTNRVKLYHFARFDLAAIEHYLGVTAAPVFCTKIASKLTRTYTDRHGLKNLVEELLGENLSKQQQSSDWGGADINEAQRDYAASDVRYLHRMREILITRLEREGRTEMAQACFDFLPTRARLDLAGWEEHDIFHHS
- a CDS encoding LptA/OstA family protein → MTQSYARRAWRNFAIGFAATATLAAGIGLNAQVFGGHNANAPVNFDAGRLEVQDRQNRVVLSGAVTVTQAGLTVRSNRMVVNYSDAGTLDIGRITATGGVTVTRGNERAQGDVAIYDLNRRIITMAGNVRLNRGGDNLSGGRLVIDLNSGVSSVDGSAAPGAGETGVRGSDGRVRGTFSVPQG